The following coding sequences lie in one Alloacidobacterium dinghuense genomic window:
- a CDS encoding MmcQ/YjbR family DNA-binding protein, which translates to MTPNDFRHLALGFPEAVEAEHMNHPDFRVAGKIFATLAYPNETHGMVKLPPLDQDKFVQEWPEVFTPVPGYWGKNGATHVHLKKATKKALQPAMAAAWRSAAPKKLVKNSTQE; encoded by the coding sequence ATGACTCCCAACGATTTTCGCCATTTAGCGCTCGGCTTCCCGGAAGCGGTGGAGGCCGAGCACATGAATCATCCCGACTTCCGCGTGGCGGGCAAGATCTTTGCGACCCTCGCCTACCCAAACGAAACCCATGGCATGGTGAAACTGCCGCCGCTCGATCAAGACAAGTTCGTGCAGGAGTGGCCTGAAGTTTTCACGCCCGTTCCTGGTTACTGGGGTAAAAATGGGGCGACGCATGTGCATCTGAAGAAGGCCACGAAGAAAGCACTCCAGCCAGCGATGGCCGCTGCCTGGCGGAGTGCAGCGCCGAAGAAGCTTGTAAAGAATTCAACGCAGGAATAA
- the eno gene encoding phosphopyruvate hydratase: protein MTEIAAIHAREILDSRGNPTVEADVVLADGSLGRAAVPSGASTGEHEAVELRDGDKTHYLGKGVLQAVENVESILAPELTGMDATNQRLLDATMISLDGSPNKSRLGANAILAVSMAAARASATALKVPLYRYLGGVNASLLPTPMMNILNGGAHADNNVDFQEFMVMPVGAERFSEALRCGAEIFHTLKGVLKKKGYNTAVGDEGGFAPSLKSNTEAIEVILEAIELAGYKAGEDVALALDPAASEFYDKESGKYIFKKSDKSEKSSEEMARFWESWTRQYPIVSIEDGLAEDDWQGWKYLTDLVGDHVQLVGDDLFVTNTERLQRGIEEGIANSILIKVNQIGTISETLEAISLGRRYGYTSIISHRSGETEDTFIADLAVGTGVGQIKTGSASRTDRIAKYNQLLRIEEELGQAAEFLGLEAVNFGE from the coding sequence ATGACAGAGATTGCAGCAATTCATGCGCGCGAAATTCTTGACTCGCGCGGAAATCCGACAGTCGAAGCCGACGTAGTGCTTGCCGACGGCTCACTTGGCCGCGCAGCAGTTCCGAGCGGTGCTTCGACCGGTGAGCACGAAGCCGTTGAGCTGCGCGATGGAGATAAGACCCACTACCTGGGTAAAGGTGTTTTGCAGGCGGTAGAAAATGTCGAAAGCATTCTGGCCCCTGAATTGACGGGCATGGATGCGACCAATCAGCGTCTGCTCGACGCGACGATGATCTCCCTCGACGGAAGTCCTAACAAAAGCCGCCTGGGCGCAAATGCAATCCTCGCAGTATCCATGGCTGCCGCACGCGCTTCGGCAACCGCTCTTAAAGTGCCCTTGTATCGCTATCTGGGCGGAGTGAATGCTTCCCTTCTCCCGACGCCGATGATGAACATTCTCAATGGTGGTGCGCACGCAGACAACAACGTCGATTTTCAGGAATTCATGGTGATGCCGGTCGGGGCCGAGCGCTTTTCAGAAGCGTTGCGCTGCGGAGCTGAGATCTTTCACACGCTGAAGGGCGTGCTCAAGAAAAAAGGCTACAACACGGCGGTCGGTGACGAAGGCGGTTTCGCTCCTTCACTCAAGTCAAATACAGAAGCGATTGAAGTGATTCTTGAAGCCATCGAACTTGCCGGATACAAAGCAGGAGAAGACGTCGCCCTCGCGCTCGACCCGGCAGCGAGCGAGTTCTACGACAAGGAATCGGGCAAGTACATCTTCAAGAAATCCGACAAGAGTGAGAAGAGCAGCGAAGAGATGGCGCGCTTCTGGGAAAGCTGGACGCGTCAGTATCCGATCGTCTCCATAGAAGACGGCCTTGCAGAAGACGACTGGCAGGGCTGGAAATATCTTACTGACCTGGTCGGCGACCATGTGCAGCTCGTCGGTGATGACCTCTTTGTTACCAACACCGAGCGCCTGCAACGCGGCATTGAAGAAGGCATAGCCAATTCAATCCTGATCAAAGTCAACCAGATCGGCACGATCAGCGAAACACTGGAAGCAATTTCACTCGGTCGCCGCTACGGCTACACATCGATCATTTCTCATCGCAGCGGCGAAACAGAAGACACCTTCATCGCTGACCTTGCGGTTGGGACCGGCGTTGGCCAGATCAAGACCGGCTCTGCCTCGCGCACCGACCGCATTGCGAAGTACAACCAGCTTCTTCGTATCGAAGAAGAATTAGGGCAGGCCGCTGAATTTCTCGGCCTCGAAGCGGTAAACTTTGGCGAGTAA
- a CDS encoding DUF6597 domain-containing transcriptional factor, whose protein sequence is MRSLRYKPPSPLGNFIECFWYWEGIPEGTHTHERLMPNGEATIVFNLEDTPIKIYHPDDVNRFDTYGHAVLSGARTNYFVIGTAEQERVIGIQFRPGGSFPFFREPADVAENASIALDDLWRSRAEELRERMLAATNIPAMFQILELDLLDQLARPLAWHPAVDYALHHFRRVPHATTVAWMTGKIGLSPRRFIQLFRQQVGLTPKAFCRVRRFQQALLCVHGSKEVDWTQVALDCGYYDQPHFIHDFQSFSGMTPSAYLAAATPHLNHVPLV, encoded by the coding sequence ATGCGGTCGCTACGCTACAAGCCGCCCTCTCCGCTCGGAAACTTCATCGAGTGCTTCTGGTACTGGGAAGGTATCCCTGAGGGTACGCATACGCATGAACGGCTCATGCCCAACGGTGAAGCAACGATCGTCTTCAACCTCGAAGACACACCCATTAAGATCTATCACCCGGATGACGTGAATCGCTTTGATACTTACGGCCATGCCGTTCTTTCGGGCGCGCGCACAAACTATTTCGTCATCGGCACAGCCGAGCAGGAGAGGGTCATAGGTATTCAGTTTCGGCCGGGCGGGTCGTTTCCCTTCTTTCGCGAGCCTGCAGATGTCGCGGAGAATGCCTCGATTGCCTTGGACGACCTCTGGCGATCCCGTGCAGAGGAACTACGTGAGCGCATGCTCGCCGCGACGAACATACCAGCCATGTTTCAAATCCTTGAGCTGGACCTGCTCGATCAACTGGCACGACCGTTGGCATGGCATCCTGCAGTGGATTACGCGCTGCATCATTTTCGCCGCGTCCCACATGCGACGACGGTTGCCTGGATGACCGGGAAGATCGGGCTCAGTCCCCGCCGATTTATCCAGCTCTTTCGCCAGCAGGTCGGACTTACGCCAAAAGCCTTCTGCCGCGTGCGCCGTTTCCAGCAGGCGCTGCTGTGTGTTCACGGATCAAAGGAAGTCGATTGGACGCAGGTTGCGCTGGACTGCGGCTACTACGACCAACCCCACTTTATCCATGATTTCCAGTCGTTCTCCGGGATGACGCCTTCAGCCTATCTTGCGGCAGCCACACCGCATCTGAACCATGTGCCATTGGTTTAA
- a CDS encoding VOC family protein has translation MSQVKAIPDGYHTIQPYLHIRGAAEALEFYKKAFAATERMRMPQEDGRIGHAEIQLGDSVIMLADEYPEKGIYSPKHLGGSAASIMFYVEDCDAVYKQALSAGAKSLREPANQFYGDRMAGVEDPFGFQWWIGTHVKDVSMEELQKSH, from the coding sequence ATGTCACAGGTTAAAGCGATTCCCGATGGATATCACACCATTCAGCCTTATCTCCACATTCGCGGAGCGGCTGAAGCACTGGAGTTCTACAAGAAGGCGTTTGCCGCCACCGAACGCATGCGCATGCCTCAAGAGGACGGGCGCATCGGGCATGCGGAAATCCAGCTGGGTGACTCGGTCATCATGCTGGCCGATGAATATCCCGAGAAGGGTATTTACAGTCCGAAACATCTGGGTGGTTCAGCAGCCAGCATCATGTTCTATGTCGAAGATTGCGACGCAGTGTACAAACAGGCGCTGTCTGCGGGCGCCAAGAGTCTTCGCGAGCCCGCCAATCAGTTTTACGGCGACCGCATGGCCGGAGTAGAAGATCCATTCGGCTTCCAATGGTGGATTGGAACACATGTCAAAGACGTTTCCATGGAAGAGTTGCAGAAATCTCATTAA